In Candidatus Saccharimonadales bacterium, the genomic window ACGGCGCTCCTCCTCCATTTCCGCTTGATCATAGAGGGCGCGGGAATGTGGAAAGATGGTTTCTTCAAGTCCGGCCATGAACACCACCGGGAATTCCAGGCCTTTGGCGGCATGCAGCGTCATCATCGTCACAGCGTCACCACTGAGGTCGGCACTGTCGATATCGCTGACCAGACTGATTTCCTCAAGAAAACCATCCAGTCCGACTTCGGCATAGCTCTGCGCGACACTGAGCAATTCACGGACATTTTCCTGGCGAGATTCGCCCTGCGGCGTGCCATCGTCCAGATAATGCAGATAATCAATCCGCCGCAGGAGCGAATCGAGCAGCCCGGTGACCGGCACTTCGTCCACCATCCGGCGCAGACTGAGCAGAATATCACCGAGCTCTGTGAGCGCCTTACGGGCTTTAGCCGTCACGTCCATGCAGGTTGCTGCCTGTGTCAGCGCCTGCGACATACTGAGATCAAGCGACCGCTGCCAGGCAAAGAAATTTTGCAATGATTTCGCACCGACACCGCGGGTTGGCACATTAACGATCCGCTCAAAACTAATGCGGTCGTCAGGTTGATAGATCAGTCGTAGATAGGCAACGATGTCTTTGATTTCCTTGCGGTCATAAAAGCGCTGGCCACCGACGATGCGGTACGGCACGCCGTAATGAATAAACGCTTCTTCCAGCGACCGGCTCTGGGCGTTCGTGCGGTACAGTACAGCGTAATCCCGGTAGGAGCGCGTGCCGCTGTCGATGCCGCGGCGCATAGCAACCACAATAGCTTCACCTTCGGCCCGCTCATTGATGACCTGCTTGAGCTGCACCGGCAGTCCATTGCCAGCCTGAGTCCACAGTTCCTTGTCGGACCGCTGCGCATTTTTGGATATGATGGCATGAGCAGCATCAAGAATATGCTTCGTCGAACGGTAATTCTGTTCAAGCTTAATTACGGTACATTCCGGATAATCCCGTTCGAAGTTCAAAATATTACGGAAATCGGCACCTCTCCAACTATAAATCGATTGCCAGTCGTCACCGACTACAGCAATATTATTATCAGGATTTGTCAATAATTTGACCAGTTTGTACTGCGCCAGGTTGGTATCCTGATACTCGTCAATCATGATGTATTTGAACTGAGTGCGCCATTTTTGGCAGACTTCGGCGTGGTTTTCGAGCATACCGACGGTGCGGTTAATCAGATCATCAAAATCAAGCGCTGAGGCGTCCTTCAGTATTCGCTGGTATATCGGGAAGACCTGAGCCGCTGTCTGCTGCGCCGGGCTGTTCGCTACGCCCTTGTATTCGTCAGGACTCAGCATTTCATTTTTGGCATTGCTAATCAGGCCCGATATCATCCGGGCCGGAAAGGCTTTTTCATCGAGCATCAGTTGCTTGCTGGCCTGTTTGACCGCTGATTGGCGGTCTGATTCATCAAATATGACGAATGTTTTCGGAATACCGATATAGTCACCGTCTTGGCGTAGCAACCGGACGCAGATACCGTGAAAGGTGCCCATGTACGGCATAAAGCTGCGATTGTCAGAATTTTGTCCAACCAGCTCGCCGACGCGGTGCCGCATTTCTTTGGCTGCCTTGTTGGTGAAGGTGACGGCCAGGATGTTATACGGCGTCGCCCGATGGGAAGCGATCAGATAGGCGATGCGGTGCGTCAACGTCTTGGTCTTACCTGATCCGGCGCCGGCCTGGATGAGGAGCGGCCCTTCAGTCGTTTCAACGGCTCGCCGCTGCTCTGGGTTCAACCCCGTCAATAAGTCATCAAGCATCAGTTTGCTACCTTGTTATCCCTCGTCATCATCCTTGTCATCATATTATTTTAACAAGCAGCAGCGACTTCAGCTTGTTGTTGAATTGTTTGAACCCATTTCAAGTCTTAATTACTGAAAAAATGCGTGATCGGCCGGATGCCGTCTATCATGATAAAGCCGGCATCAAGTGCCAGGTCAATCCACAGCAGCGCCAATAAGATAATCAAAATTAATCCGAATATAAAGACGTGCTTGCTACGGCGCTTTTCGACAGCATTGATTGGCAAGAAGTATGATTTCTGTTCGACCAGCGTATCAATCTCATCTTGCGCCCGAGCATCGGCTTCCAGCTTGGCGGCATCCCTGTCAATGGCGGCAACTGGTGACGGATCGGCGTCCATCGGCAGCTGGTCTGACTGCGAATCAGGTGACGGTGCCACATCAGGCGTGGATTTTGTATCAGCCGAAGCGGGTAAGTCAGTTGTTGGCCTCGAACCAGCACTGGCTGGTTTTTTTGCCGACGGCGTGTCCGCGACCGACACCGCGGCTGCTGTATCGGTCGACTTGCCGACGTGCGATGTTTCAGCGGGAGTCGTCCCACTAAATGCCGCCGTTGCCAGCGCCACGGTATCAATTTTCTGTGGAACAGCGTGGTCGCGGCCGACCGTATGATCAACCACGCCATCAGCATCAATGTCCTGACCGTCTCGTCCATTTAATCCCATAGCTTCTGCTGCTGGTGCGGCAGAAATCTCTTCCAGCGGCGTAATGACAAGTTTTGGAGCGGCTAATGCCTGCGGCTCGGCTTCAGCAACGGGCGCATTGACGGCAGGCTTTTGAACAACCATCGGATCTTGCATAATCGTCCGGTTCGTCACGATCACCGGCCGGGCGGATGACCCCGCTGGCTGGAGTGTACCTGGCCGAGCTACGTCAAAAATGCGCACCGGCTGGCTCGAGAGGTTATCTGGCTTATTGTCTGGTTTTGTTTTTTTTGTCGGCATAACAATTCTCTGGGACTATTCATGCAGCGCACGGTAGGCGCTATCAACAATTGCGCTGAATTTTGCATAATTCAAGCTAGCGGCGCCGACGAGCACGCCATTGCAGCCTGGCAGATCCAGATAAGCCCGTGCGTCTTGCTCGTCAACACTGCCACCATACACTATTCGGACATTTTCGGCAGCCGTCGCCCCGTAGAGCTCTTTGATCTGGAAACGAATATAATTAAATGCCTTTTGCATATCATCCGGCTTGGCAATTTCGCCCTGAAAAGTTGAGATGGCCCAAATTGGCTCATAGGCAATGACGATATTATCAATATCATCAGAGGTCACGTTGCTCAGTGCGGTCGTTAATTGATCGTGGATAACCTGTTTGGTCTCGCCGGCGTCGCGCTCTTGCTTGGTTTCACCGATACAGAGAATCGGCGTGATGCCGTTCCGGACAGCGGCAGTCACCTTGTCGCGGATGAGCTCCAGCGATTCACCGAAGTAGACCCGGCGGGCTGAGTGTCCAACAATACTGTAATGAACCAAGCCTTGCAGCATCGCAAACGACACTTCGCCCGTAAAGGCGCCTTCGTCGACTGGGTAACCGTCTTGGGCGCACAAGCGGAACTTGCGGCGGTCCAGCTCAACACTGAGTGGCTGCAGGCTGAGCATGCTCGGAGCTACGACAATTTCAATATCGCGGTGCGCCTGGATCCGTTCGCTATATCGGTGCAGCAGCGCGCTCGCTTCGTGTGTCCGAAGGTGCATTTTCCAATTGGCAATGATGAGTGTTTTTTTCATAGCTTATACTTCTAATGCTTGCATTTTATACCATTGTACAATGGACAGCACTATTTTGCACCTTTCAGGTCGTTAAGAGCCTCGACACCAGGCAGTTTGCGGCCGGCCATCAGTTCCAGGCTGGCGCCGCCACCAGTCGAGACATGTCCGAAAGCCTGCACCAGCCCACGGTTTTGTACATATCCGACAGTATCACCGCCGCCAACCAGACTAAACGGCTTTGTTGAACCATTACCAAATTGTCCAAGCATTGCCTCCATGATCAGGTTCGTGCCGTGGGCATACGGACCAATTGGCCCCTGCAGTCCCCTGGTCTCGGTAACACCCATTGTTCCGTTCCAAACCACCGTTTCAGCCAGCTGCAAGGCGCCAGCAATAAAGGCGCCGGTAAACGGCCCGATATCCAAGATCATTTCGTGCTCAGCGATAGAACCGCTACTCACTGGCGCCCGCTTCGGGTAATGTTCTATGTCGGCAATAACGTGTGCACTCCAGTCAACGATGCGGGTCGACGCGGCCGGGTCAATCTTGCTGGCTACCACCCCGTCCTGAGGTACATAGAATACAAACTTGCGCTTGGCGGCTTCTTTTTGGGCTTTGGCTATAATGTCTTTGGCTACGCCTATTTCGTCACTGTCCACCAGGCTGGCCGCCACATCTATGCCTTGCGCTTTGAGAAATGTATTAGCCATCGCACCACCAACTGCCACAAAATCAGCAATCTCAATAAAGCGGTGCAGTATGTCTATTTTGTCGGCAATCTTGGCACCGCCAATGACAGCCGCCAGTGGCCGCTCAGGATTCTGCATAACACGGGTGATCGTGCCGACTTCACGCTCCAACAGCAGCCCGGACACGCTAGGGAGATATTGCGTCACGCCCGCGGTGCTGGCGTGCGCCCGGTGCACAACCCCAAACCCGTCCTGCACAAATACATCGGCGATACTGGCCAACTGCTTGGCAAATTCTGCATCATTGGCTTCTTCTTCAGCA contains:
- a CDS encoding UvrD-helicase domain-containing protein; this translates as MLDDLLTGLNPEQRRAVETTEGPLLIQAGAGSGKTKTLTHRIAYLIASHRATPYNILAVTFTNKAAKEMRHRVGELVGQNSDNRSFMPYMGTFHGICVRLLRQDGDYIGIPKTFVIFDESDRQSAVKQASKQLMLDEKAFPARMISGLISNAKNEMLSPDEYKGVANSPAQQTAAQVFPIYQRILKDASALDFDDLINRTVGMLENHAEVCQKWRTQFKYIMIDEYQDTNLAQYKLVKLLTNPDNNIAVVGDDWQSIYSWRGADFRNILNFERDYPECTVIKLEQNYRSTKHILDAAHAIISKNAQRSDKELWTQAGNGLPVQLKQVINERAEGEAIVVAMRRGIDSGTRSYRDYAVLYRTNAQSRSLEEAFIHYGVPYRIVGGQRFYDRKEIKDIVAYLRLIYQPDDRISFERIVNVPTRGVGAKSLQNFFAWQRSLDLSMSQALTQAATCMDVTAKARKALTELGDILLSLRRMVDEVPVTGLLDSLLRRIDYLHYLDDGTPQGESRQENVRELLSVAQSYAEVGLDGFLEEISLVSDIDSADLSGDAVTMMTLHAAKGLEFPVVFMAGLEETIFPHSRALYDQAEMEEERRLCYVGMTRAREELYLMCATSRMLYGGVQHNPPSRFLSEIGGDIQSDAGSFGFTGGDRGVYGQSGGHGSGGGAFGGFALDSIRNTPAPGILGAPAEPDNGEPRYVPDLDEGDAVRHQVFGVGQIMELDGDVATIYFKGKGAKKLNIGFAPLEKL
- the tpiA gene encoding triose-phosphate isomerase, coding for MKKTLIIANWKMHLRTHEASALLHRYSERIQAHRDIEIVVAPSMLSLQPLSVELDRRKFRLCAQDGYPVDEGAFTGEVSFAMLQGLVHYSIVGHSARRVYFGESLELIRDKVTAAVRNGITPILCIGETKQERDAGETKQVIHDQLTTALSNVTSDDIDNIVIAYEPIWAISTFQGEIAKPDDMQKAFNYIRFQIKELYGATAAENVRIVYGGSVDEQDARAYLDLPGCNGVLVGAASLNYAKFSAIVDSAYRALHE
- a CDS encoding phosphoglycerate kinase, encoding MTDNLFTKQTIRDIQLQNKTVLLRADYNVPLENGTITDDYRIQQSLPTVQYLLEHGAKVVICSHLGRPKSKHDDAFSLLPVAKRLQELLNTNVQFVPDCIGPKVTKAVQTAKPGTVLLLDNLRFYAEEEANDAEFAKQLASIADVFVQDGFGVVHRAHASTAGVTQYLPSVSGLLLEREVGTITRVMQNPERPLAAVIGGAKIADKIDILHRFIEIADFVAVGGAMANTFLKAQGIDVAASLVDSDEIGVAKDIIAKAQKEAAKRKFVFYVPQDGVVASKIDPAASTRIVDWSAHVIADIEHYPKRAPVSSGSIAEHEMILDIGPFTGAFIAGALQLAETVVWNGTMGVTETRGLQGPIGPYAHGTNLIMEAMLGQFGNGSTKPFSLVGGGDTVGYVQNRGLVQAFGHVSTGGGASLELMAGRKLPGVEALNDLKGAK